AAAACCTCGGCCGAATGCCTTCCGCATACCGCCTCCCCTCAACGCCAATCTGGAGGCACCGTCTACACAGACGCGCCGCAGGCACCCGAGGCCCTAAACGGATTCAGGGTTCAGGGTTCAGGGTTCAAGGCTCAGGGTTCAAAGCTCGCCGCAAACAGAGCATCGGGCGCGAACAGCTCCGCCGCTGCGGTGGGAATGAGCTGGGCGCCGGCAGCGTTCCAAACCTCACCCCCCGTGATCAGACTGCGCCCATCCGCCAGCAACGTCGCGTGATGAGCTGTGCGGGGTGTGATCAGATGCGCAATCACCCGTGTGAATCGTTGCGTCACCGGATCGTAGATATCCGCATACGGCACCGCGCCGGCGTAGTCGTCCTCGCCACCACACAGCAGCAACTTGCCGTCATGTTGAAGGGTGCTTGTGTGGTTCTCGCGGGTGGTCGTCATGACGGCCGTCAGTGTCGAGAAGTTTCCGCTACTTGGATGAAAGAGTTCAGCCGACGACAGCACCACGCCGGTGCCATTACCCACCGTCGCTCCCGTCGTCACACCCCATCCACCGCTCACCAGCACCGTGCCATCCGGCAACAGAGTGGCCGCATGATAAACGCGGTAAAACCCCATCGATGCGGTCGCGGCAAAGGTCCCCGTCGCCACACGGTAGATTTCGGCGCTCGCAAAAACATGACCGAGCCCATCGGTGCCACCGGCCAACAGGACATCCCCGTTTTGGAGAACCGTCATCG
The sequence above is drawn from the Pseudolysobacter antarcticus genome and encodes:
- a CDS encoding Kelch repeat-containing protein; amino-acid sequence: MRHLLVWLLLACGLAPAHAVIVSAPLGTFVPAPAMAQALYNHTATLLPTGQVLITTVNGAQLFDPRAGVFLPTGAMAAQQDVATATLLPSGKVLIAGTSFPPPYASAELYDPVLNQFGVTGNMITARYGASAASLPDGRVLIVGGRPPGASSTPLPSAELYDPSTGTFHATGMPLWPRFEATMTVLQNGDVLLAGGTDGLGHVFASAEIYRVATGTFAATASMGFYRVYHAATLLPDGTVLVSGGWGVTTGATVGNGTGVVLSSAELFHPSSGNFSTLTAVMTTTRENHTSTLQHDGKLLLCGGEDDYAGAVPYADIYDPVTQRFTRVIAHLITPRTAHHATLLADGRSLITGGEVWNAAGAQLIPTAAAELFAPDALFAASFEP